Proteins found in one Pyrus communis chromosome 15, drPyrComm1.1, whole genome shotgun sequence genomic segment:
- the LOC137717005 gene encoding BURP domain protein RD22-like has translation MGFSLPHILAFLTLTLVASHAALPPQLYWNSVLPNSKMPRAISELLQPTAFTEGKSTSVVVGKGGVNVDVGKGKPGGTHVDVGKGTGVHVDAGKGKPGGTNVNVGKGGKGGVGLNAGKPGKRTNVGAGKGGVSGHKGKFVYVGVKPGPNPFDYRYAATETQLHQDPNVAIFFLEKDMQPGTTMNLHFTTNSNTATFVSRKTTESIPFSSNKPPEIFNQFSVKPVSVEADIIKGTIQTCESTAIPGEQRYCATSLESLVDYATAKLGRNIQPISTELEAGAAIQNYTITPGVKLITSADKDRLIVCHKMDNGYAVFYCHGFKRTRAYSVPLQGSDGTKVKAVAICHLDTSAWNPKTYALLEVKVAPGTDSVCHFLPEGHIAWVPK, from the exons ATGGGGTTTTCTCTCCCTCACATCCTTGCTTTTCTCAca CTCACACTGGTGGCAAGCCATGCTGCTTTACCACCTCAACTTTACTGGAACTCTGTCTTGCCAAACTCAAAAATGCCAAGAGCTATCAGTGAACTTCTCCAGCCTACAG CTTTCACAGAAGGTAAGAGCACCTCTGTTGTAGTAGGAAAGGGTGGTGTCAATGTTGATGTAGGCAAAGGAAAGCCCGGAGGCACCCATGTCGATGTTGGGAAGGGTACTGGAGTGCATGTGGACGCTGGAAAGGGAAAGCCTGGAGGCACCAATGTAAACGTCGGGAAGGGCG GCAAAGGCGGTGTTGGGTTGAACGCCGGCAAGCCCGGTAAGAGAACCAATGTTGGTGCTGGCAAAGGAGGAGTGTCAGGTCACAAGGGCAAGTTCGTGTATGTTGGAGTAAAACCAGGACCAAACCCTTTTGACTACAGGTATGCAGCCACCGAAACCCAACTCCATCAGGACCCAAACGTCGCTATTTTTTTCTTGGAGAAAGATATGCAACCTGGAACTACAATGAACTTGCACTTCACTACAAATTCAAACACAGCAACTTTCGTGTCACGCAAAACCACCGAATCCATCCCATTTTCGTCCAACAAGCCGCCAGAAATCTTCAACCAATTTTCAGTGAAACCGGTGTCCGTGGAAGCGGATATAATCAAGGGAACAAttcaa ACATGTGAAAGTACAGCTATTCCAGGAGAACAAAGATATTGCGCCACCTCTTTGGAGTCATTGGTTGATTACGCTACTGCCAAGCTCGGAAGAAATATTCAACCAATCTCCACAGAGTTGGAAGCAGGAGCTGCCATCCAGAATTACACAATAACCCCTGGAGTGAAGCTGATCACTTCAGCAGACAAGGACAGACTCATTGTCTGTCATAAGATGGACAACGGCTACGCCGTCTTCTACTGCCATGGGTTTAAAAGAACTAGGGCTTATTCCGTGCCTCTGCAAGGATCTGACGGGACGAAAGTAAAAGCAGTAGCAATCTGCCATCTCGATACGTCTGCCTGGAACCCGAAGACTTATGCCTTGCTAGAGGTCAAAGTTGCACCCGGAACTGATTCCGTCTGCCATTTTCTTCCCGAGGGCCATATTGCATGGGTTCCTAAATAG